The genomic interval cttgtaaaactgaccatcctaccaatcctcgactttggcgatgtcatttacaaaatccTCTccgtccagttctctgctgccaatgactggaacgaactacaaaaatctctgaaactggaaacacttatctccctcactagctttaagcaccaactgtcagagcatcttacagattactgcacctgtacatagcccacctataatttagcccaaacaactacctctttcccaactgtatttaatttatttatttattttgctcctttgcaccccattatttttatttctactttgcacattcttctattgcaaaactaccattccagtgttttacttgctatattgtatttactttgccaccatggccttttttgcctttacctcccttctcacctaatttgctcacattgtatatagacttgtttatactgtattattgactgtatgtttgttttactacatgtgtaactgtgtcgttgtatctgtcgaactgctttgctttatcttagccaggtcgcaattgtaaatgagaacttgttctcaacttgcctacctggttaaataaaggtgaaataaataaaaaaatatatataatccaCAGATACTGTAAATAAATGTCTATTTTGTGTATGTGCCTTTTTCTCCACGATGGCTGAGCCCTCTGTGCCGTCAGGCATGTGCGTATAACTCTGTGCCATTAGGCACGCTAATGTATGACTGTATACTAAACACTAATGTATTGCTAtctttctgtccatctgtctcttcAGATTGGCCCAGCAGTTTATGTACCCCCAGGCCTTCCTCCAGCCCAGTCTGGTGCTCCAGTCCCACCTCAGCCCCTCTCAGGCCTCCCTCACTTCTCCATATctggactacagctcagcctaTGTCCCCTACACCTCCACCACCTCTACTGGCCTGGACCACTACCCCTACActccctccccctcgctctccaCCAGCTACCTCAGCTACCcctacaccccctccccctcgCCCTCCGCAAGCTACCGCTACTCCCCCGCCACACAAGGTCCCACCATTTCCGCCCCCATTACCCCGCCCGTCCACCCCTCCCTCAACCCCTTTGCtggcctctctgtcccccccGCTGCCTACCTCCAATACCCCCTCCACCAGCCTGACCACATGCTGTGATGGCGGAGAGGGAGGTGTGGTGATGTGGGGTGAGGATGATCAAAGGGGGGCACTGATGACAATGTGAATGGAGACTTGGAATAGGAGGATTATTGCGCTATGACCTGCGACATCATCAGTGTGAGACTCCAGACAGCCGATGAGAGAGTGGGTTCTGAATCCAAAGGGCTTTGTCAAAACAAAACACACTGGGACGTCTTCCTGTTTTTCTATTAGGGTTATTATCCATTGTTGTCGTAGTTGTTACTATGCTACTATTGCTGTTGTCACCAATGTTTATACGAATGTTTTTAGCTAATGATGGAAGTAAGAGCTATCCCTGTGTCCAATGCCAAACATGATGGAGTCAATGGAACATGAGAACTGAAAGAGGGGAATTAATGATTCTGGATCAACCTAGATCCTTGCACTCCTCCTTACCCATACAGAACACCCACCTTGTACACCAAGCCAAGGCTAGCCCTTCAATGTAGTGGATGGCGCTTGAAGGTTGGGCGAGGATGGGTTGGGTAACTAGATGCTCCGCCTCTCTCTTCTGGAAGTTGTACTGAACGTTTCACTAgcgaggtgagagagaggcagcatCCTCTTCTGGACATTTCTCCAGGAATACCTTTCTCTACGTGGCCTTAtagcctctctctgtttccatgtcctCCATGAGTGCAAGTTGTAAGTTATTGCAGATTGAGAATCACACTTTCACTAAATATGCAATTATTATTCTGATG from Oncorhynchus keta strain PuntledgeMale-10-30-2019 chromosome 27, Oket_V2, whole genome shotgun sequence carries:
- the LOC118360285 gene encoding RNA-binding protein 38-like, with protein sequence MHPTIQKDTTFTKIFVGGLPYHTNDASLRKYFEMFGDIDEAVVITDRQTGKSRGYGFVTMMDRGSTERACKDPNPIVDGRKANVNLAYLGAKPRSPQTGFSIRVQQVHPALIQRQYGLAQQFMYPQAFLQPSLVLQSHLSPSQASLTSPYLDYSSAYVPYTSTTSTGLDHYPYTPSPSLSTSYLSYPYTPSPSPSASYRYSPATQGPTISAPITPPVHPSLNPFAGLSVPPAAYLQYPLHQPDHML